From one Dysidea avara chromosome 9, odDysAvar1.4, whole genome shotgun sequence genomic stretch:
- the LOC136266683 gene encoding uncharacterized protein codes for MLFYSVSIVLFAIATGGGWCNALPNGKQLDFTDDNCVNNGTAPPSIPTWPEQFISDFHLYIEQYGDTFQSNGAVIYDWTKKGFRGDFYEYCLPLFNTNKHEFSNYSCSYLAVNDSMYYVNHTSSNWTENKCCLFQKGLGALSPDWMKACQYNGTAMVSDVCTDVWWFPGTDNANKPCYGYWSARDASKRPIQFFGLASNGRYGGAILDYYTYKPGEIPEDMPVTKPNESCDEECVVPFESSFSVGWPVWPHCQ; via the exons ATGCTGTTCTATTCAGTTAGCATAGTGCTCTTCGCAATTGCTACTGGTGGCGGGTGGTGCAATGCGTTGCCCAACGGAAAGCAACTGGATTTCACGGATGATAATTGCGTTAACAATGGGACGGCACCTCCATCAATTCCTACTTGGCCTGAACAGTTCATCAGTGATTTTCACCTATACATAGAACAATATGGTGACACTTTTCAGTCTAACGGAGCTGTAATTTACGACTGGACTAAAAAG GGATTCCGAGGTGATTTCTATGAATACTGTTTACCCTTATTTAACACTAACAAGCATGAATTCAGCAACTACTCTTGTTCATACTTAGCAGTGAATGATAGCATGTACTACGTCAATCATACATCAAGTAACTGGACTGAAAATAAATGTTGTTTGTTCCAAAAG GGCTTGGGTGCCCTGTCACCTGATTGGATGAAAGCCTGTCAGTATAATGGAACTGCTATGGTTTCT GATGTGTGTACTGATGTGTGGTGGTTTCCAGGTACCGATAACGCAAATAAACCTTGTTATGGTTATTGGAGTGCTAGGGATGCTTCAAAAAGACCAATCCAGTTTTTTGGTCTTGCTTCAAATGGCCGgtatggaggagccatactAGATTACTACACTTATAAACCAGGGGAAATCCCTGAAG ATATGCCAGTGACCAAGCCAAATGAAAGCTGTGATGAAGAATGTGTGGTGCCTTTTGAAAGTAGCTTCAGTGTTGGATGGCCTGTGTGGCCTCATTGTCAATGA
- the LOC136266105 gene encoding uncharacterized protein has product MFCSFSVAVFSVLAIGSAWCEASPDEKRWNFMDGPWVENESRPPIPTWPDQFISDFHLYIKKYGEDFESKGAIIYDWTKRTFRGDFYDFCIPLIDTDQPTFNNFTCTFLASEGNMYYVEHTSTKWNENECCLFQGGLGAVSPDWMGVGQYNGTSIISGVDTDVWWFPGTNDAENDPCYGYWSATDDSKRPVQFFGLASSGRDGGAILDYYTFIPGEIPEDIPMTKPNNKCDEECVALFGSSLIVGWPEWPYCQ; this is encoded by the exons ATGTTCTGTTCATTCAGTGTAGCTGTCTTCTCTGTGCTAGCTATTGGTAGTGCATGGTGTGAGGCATCACCGGACGAAAAACGATGGAATTTTATGGATGGTCCTTGGGTTGAAAATGAGTCACGCCCACCAATTCCGACATGGCCCGACCAATTTATTAGTGATTTCCACCTGTACATTAAGAAGTACGGTGAAGATTTTGAGTCTAAAGGAGCTATAATTTATGACTGGACTAAAAGG ACATTCCGAGGTGATTTCTATGATTTTTGTATACCACTGATTGACACTGACCAGCCAACATTCAACAACTTCACCTGTACATTCTTAGCCTCAGAAGGAAACATGTATTATGTTGAACACACATCAACTAAATGGAATGAAAATGAATGTTGTTTGTTTCAAGGG GGTCTGGGTGCAGTATCACCAGATTGGATGGGTGTCGGTCAGTATAATGGAACCTCCATCATTTCT GGGGTGGACACTGATGTGTGGTGGTTCCCAGGTACAAATGATGCTGAAAATGATCCTTGCTATGGATATTGGAGTGCTACTGATGATTCAAAAAGACCAGTACAGTTTTTTGGTCTTGCTTCAAGTGGTCGGGATGGAGGAGCTATACTAGATTACTACACTTTCATACCAGGAGAAATCCCTGAAG ATATTCCAATGACTAAACCAAACAACAAATGTGATGAAGAATGTGTGGCATTATTTGGAAGCAGTTTAATTGTTGGATGGCCTGAATGGCCTTATTGTCAATGA